Within the Natranaeroarchaeum sulfidigenes genome, the region CTTCGTAGTCGCCGTAAACGAAGATGTCGTGTTCCTCGCGCAGGTCCATCAACTCGCGGTAGTACTGCCAGATCGAATCCTCGTCGGCGCGGGCGGCCTTGACGTTGATTTCGGGATAGTTCTCGTTGACGTGAATCCATGGCTCACCGTCGGTAAAGCCTGCGTGCTCCGTGTCGTCCCACTGCATCAGCGTCCGCGCGTTGTCACGGCTCATGTCCTCGAGGATCGGCTGGACGTCCTCGACGTAGTCGTCGGCCCAGTCGGCAAGGGACATCTCGGCGAAGTTCTGGGCTTCGACGTCCCGGATTTTCTCGGGATCCTCGAAGGTCGTGTTGGTCATGCCGATCTCCTCGCCCTGGAAGACAAAGGGCGTGCCCTGCAGGGTGAACTGGAAGGTCGCGAGCATCTTCGCGGACTCCTCACGGTACTCCCCGTCGTCGCCAAAGCGGGAGACGCCGCGTGGCTGGTCGTGGTTACCGAGATAGATACAGTTCCAGCCGTCCTCGGCGAGGGTGTTCTGCCACTCACCGATGATTCGCTTAAGTTCGAGGAGGTCGAGTTCCTGGAGATCCCACTTGTCGTGGCCGGTGTCGACACCCATGTGCTCGAAGTGGATCAGCATCGAGAGGCCACAGCCCCCTTCAGCAACGTACTCGCGAGCGCGCTCTGCGTCCACGCCGACCATCTCACCGACGGTCATGACGTCTCGGTCCGCGACGGTCTCATCAACCATCTCGCCGATGTAGTCCAGTACCTGGGGGCCGCCGATAAAGTGCTCGCCGCCGCCGTGCTCCCCGTCGGGAAGCCCTTCGGTCTTGGAGATGAGGTTGATGACGTCCATTCGGAAGCCGTCGATCCCCTTGTCCAGCCACCAGTTCATCATGTCGTGAATCTCCTCTCGGACATCCGGGTTGCGCCAGTTGAGGTCGGGCTGTTTCTCGTCGAAGAGGTGGAGATACCACGCCTCGCGTTCGTCGTCCCAGCTCCAGGCAGGACCACCGAAAAAGGACTCCCAGTTGTTCGGCGGCTCCTCGGGGTCGCCCTCACGCCAGTAGTAGTAGTCCTCGTATTCGGGATCGCCCTGACGGGAGCGCTGGAACCACTCGTGTTCATCGGAGGTGTGGTTGACCACGAGATCCATGATCAAGCGGATATCCCGGTTGTTGAGCTCTTCGAGCAGGATTTCCCAGTCGTCCATCGTCCCGAACTCGGGGTGGATCGACTGGTAGTCGGCGATGTCGTAGCCGTTGTCGGCCATCGGCGACTCGTAGACCGGATTCAGCCAGACCACATCGACGCCGAGCGCATCGAGGTAGTCGACTTTCTCGATAATGCCGGGGATATCACCGATCCCGTCACCGTCCGAGTCGTTGAAGCTGCGCGGGTAGATCTGATACACTACCGCTTCCTTCCACCACTCTCGGTCGAGGGGCTGGTCTGCCGTTGTCATTGTTCGATGCTGGGTGGTGGACAGGCAAAAAGACGGTGATAGATTTCTTCACGGTATCCACGGCCGATCTTTACTCTTTTACCACCAGTACTGGTAAACCTCCGGCTCAGCGCTCGTAGATTCGTGCCTCATACGGGCGTAGCTCGATCTCGTCGTTCTGTTCGTCCGGGAGATCAGGATAGTTCCCGAGGAGCAGGTTCGCGTCTTCGACCGGTAGCTCGACTGTCGGTTCGCCCTCGAAGAAGTTACAGACGACGAGTAGTGCCTCCTCGTCGAGCGTTCGCCGATAGGCGTACACGTCGTCGTGGTCGGGAAGAAGTAGTTCGTACTCGCCGTACACGAAGACCTCCCGCTCCTCACGCAGGTCTATCAGTTCCCGGTAGTACTGCCAGATCGAGTCCCCGTCGGCGCGAGCCGCTTCGACGTTGATCTCGGTGTAGTTGTCGTTGACGTGGATCCATGGCTCACCGTCGGTAAACCCGGCGTACTCTGAGTCGTCCCACTGCATCGGCGTCCGCGCGTTGTCACGGCTCCGGGCTTCGAGCAGGGGACGAACGTCCTCGAAGGACTCGCCGCGATCTCTGGCCGCGTTGAGGAAGTTTTTGGATTCGACGTCCCGAACTTTTTCGGGGTCCTCGAAGGTGGTGTTGGTCATGCCGATCTCTTGACCCTGGAAGACGAACGGCGTCCCTTGCAGGGTAAAGAGGAACGTGGCGAGCATCTTCGCGGACTCCTCGCGATACTCGCCGTCGTCACCAAATCGGGAGACTGCGCGGGGCTGGTCGTGGTTGTCAAGATAGAGGCAGTTCCAGCCGTCCTCGGCCATCACGGTCTGCCAGTCGTGGAGGCTCGATCTGAGTTCGTCGAGGTCGAGCTCGACGACGTCCCACTTTCCTCCCTCGCCCACGTCGGCGTGGACGTGCTCGAAGTGGATGATCATCGACAGCGGGCCGTCCTCACCGACGTAGGGTTCTGCATCCTCGGCCGTCATCCCGCCAGCCATCTCACCGACGGTCATCACGTCGTAGTTCGAGAGGACGCGCTCGTTCATCTCGTCGAGGTACTCCCCCAGACGTGGGCCGTCGGCGAAGTGTTCGGTACCGATCGTCGGGGTCCCGGTCTCGCCGTCGGGAAGCCCTTCGGTTTTGGAGATGAGGTTGATGACGTCCATTCGGAAGCCGTCGATCCCCTTGTCCAGCCACCACGTCATCATATCGAAGATGTCATCACGAACGTCGGGGTTGCGCCAGTTGAGGTCGGGCTGTTTCTCGTCGAAGAGGTGGAGATACCACGCCTCGCGTTCGTCGTCCCAGCTCCAGGCCGGACCACCGAAAAAGGACTCCCAGTTGTTCGGTGGCTCCTCCGGGTCGCCCTCGCGCCAGTAGTAGTAATCCTCGTACTCGGGATCGCCCCGACGCGAGCGCTGGAACCACTCGTGTTCGTCCGAGGTGTGGTTCACCACCAAGTCCATGATCAGTCGGATATCCCGGTCGTGGAGTTCCTCCAGCAGGCGCTCCCAGTCGTTCACCGTGCCGTACTCCGGATGGATCGACCGGTAGTCAGCGATGTCGTAGCCGTTGTCGGCCATCGGCGACTCGTAGACCGGATTCAGCCAGACCACATCGACGCCGAGCGCATCGAGGTAGTCGACTTTCTCGATAATGCCGGGGATATCACCGACACCATCGCCGTTCGAGTCGTTGAAACTCTGCGGGTAGATCTGATACACTACTGCCTCTTTCCACCACTCACGATCGGTCGATCGGCTGGTTGAATTCATTGCCGTCAACTGCGTGGCACACCAATAAAAAGGAGGAGGGTAACTACTGAGGGTGTTGTAAACTAGTACTTCCTGATCGAGCGCCGAGGTCCATTGAGAGCGACACTGGACAGAACTGCTTAAGTTAGCCCGTCGGAAACGTTCGGGTATGAGTGATGCCGACGAAAATTCCGAGGAGGGTGAACTCGCAGTCGACAAGAACCCGACAAAGACGGATGTCCCATACGGTGAAGCCTCCGGCGACGCGGACTTCGAGGAGCCAGAGCCGACATCCGGAACCGCAGAATCCAATGAGGGACGGGAAGTCGACGCTGCCGTAGACGAGCGGACGACTGCCCCGCAGAGCGCGTACAGTAATCGTCAGGTGCTGATCGGCGGTCTAATTACTGCGGTAGGGCTGGTTCTCGTGTTCGGCGTGCCGCTGTTGTTCTGAGCGCGCCGTCACGTCGTCATCTCACGTTCCCGTTCGAGTCGCTAGCAGCCGATCACCAGTGAATCCGGTATCGACTCGACGTGTGTATACAGTGCTTCGAACACGATGGCAACTTCCCCGAACCGAGGGCCACGCTCGGCCACGAATGGGTCTGCTTCCCACTCGATGAAACCGTGTTCCGCCAGCACTGGGAGGTGTTTGTGGTACAGTTCCAGTCGTAACTCCTTCGGATCGGGGGATGCGTTCGGATTGACGGCGCTCTCCGGTAACGGGACTGATCCGTCCGCATCGAGTAGCGAGGTGACGATCTGGCGGCGTGGTTCGGCGTCGAGAACCGAAAATACGTCGTTCCACTTCTCGATTACACGCCGTCCGTTGTTGAACCGGGTCCCACTCATACGCGTACCGTACGTGATCACCATATAAAGTATTGAGTGAGTAACACGACACACAGTGAGTGGTAGTAATCGACTACCTACCGCTTTATTACTGGAAAATATTTTTATCAACTTCTGTGGGATTGTCCTCAGGTGGTATCAGATGGTCCGTGAGAACACAACCGCTTCGCTGTCATCGAGTGTGAGTTGTTCACTGGCATCATCGACGTCGACTGTGGGAGTCGCCAGTGCAACCTCCCAGCCTCTCTCACTTACTTCGGCGAGTTCGGTCGGCGTGACCGTTGCGGGACGTCCCTCCATGTTGGCGACGAACAACAGCTCTTCGCTCCCGTCCGGCGCACTTCGGCATCCGTAGTAGACGACCGACTGGTCCGTCGGGTGGCGGTAGTCGAAGACTTCTCCGTCCGCAAGCGTCTCGCGCAACCACGGCCGCTCGTGACGGAACTCGCGGACGCGCAAGTCAAACGCCGTTCGATCTGCGTCCTGGTCCTCCTCGTAGTGGCTGAGATTCGCGAACTCCGCAACGTCACGCATCCAGGCGAGTGCGTACGATTCGAGGTCCCCGGGCCCGAGCGGTCCATCTCCCAATGGTGGGTTCGTCGCATCAAGCAGTGGCGCAAGCTCGTCGAGGTCGTAGTCGACCGCCTCGCCCATCGCCGCGAGGGTGTGGCCGAAATCGCGGAGTCCGTCGAGGGTCTCGAAACCAAGCTCCTTGAGGCGGGTGAACTGCTCCGAATCCGTGAACGCCTCCTCCGTGACGTACCAGTCGACGAAGTACGCCCCGTTGGCGACGACCTTGACGTTCCAGGTGTCGTCGGTGTCGCGGACGAAGTACCACGGTGCACGGGCGTTAGCATGTGTGAAGTCCATCGGGACGCCCGGCAGGAAACAGTACATCAACATATTGGAGGCGGGATTGTCGTAGGCTCGCTCAATCGTTCCCCGGAGGGTGTCGGAAAGGTAGGGGTTCTCCTGGGTGGCGTCCCACTCCTCGCCGACCTCGACCTGTGCGCCGCGGCGCATGGTATCGTGATTGGCGACGCCCGAGATCCAGTGATCGCCCATGTCGGCGAGTTCCTCGACGCGCCACCACTTGCTTGCCCAGAAGGTGAGGATGGCTGGCGTATTGTGTGCGAACGTAACTGGCCCCCACTGGAACGAGTGGGGATGTTCTTCGATTAGTTCGCGATACGTGGAGGCGAGTTCCCAATCCTCCTCCGGCCAGGGACGACCGTCCTCGTAAATCATCCACGGCCGGTACTCGGTCCCAGCGACAACCTGCGTCACCTCGTCCATCGCTGCGAGGTACTCGTCGTCGTGATACTCCTCTTCTGTTTCTGGGTCCCAGTATGTGAAATCCTGCGCGCCGTCGACACGGATCCCGTCCGCCCCCCAGTTCATCTTGCGACGCTGGAGTTCCAGCAGGATCGCGCGCACGGTCGGGTGGCGGTAATCGAGTTCCTGTCCGTACATCCCCGGCCCCTCGAAGAAGTAGTCGTTGAGGAGGGGGATCGCACCGTCATCGGCGTGACCGAGCGCAATATCGAAGACGACTCGCATGGGCTCGGGCATTCCGTGGAGCGTCGCGATGAAATCGACAAGTTCGTCGGGACGACCCGTTTCGAGTACCCCGGGGTTGACCGCCGAGAAGCCCGATATGACGATGTCGTACCCCCAGTTGACCATGTTCGGCGAGCGTGTGGTGATCTCGATCTCGTTTACCTCGTCGGACAGGTCTCCCTCGATCTCGAAGTGATCCGGCTGGTACTCGCCCTCGGTTATCGGCGCGATCGGCATCACCTGCACGCCGTCGTAGCCTGCGAAGTTCTGCTCCATGGGCGTCAGCTCCTCGCCTTCGCGCTGTTTGCGCGCAATCTCCTCGTAACGACGTGTGAGCCCGGCGAGCGATCCCTTTGCCGATGCTGTGCCGGGATGCAGTTCGAGCAGGTTGGTCGCCGGGTCGACGCGTGGAAGCCCGTCGTGCTCGCTCGTCGCGATCGGCTCGTCCTCGTTGCCCAGTGACTCGAAGTACTCGCGGTCCGCCCGTTCCGTGTCGAGCGCATCGATATCGTACAGCTCCGCGGGCGCGTACGCGCCGAACGGAACCGAGTACGCAAGTGGATCCTGAATCGTCTCCCAGCCACCGTCGGTCTCGTATGTGAGGCGGTACAGCGACCCGAGCGAGTCCCGGGTGCCCGCCTGTACTCCCTCGACGGCGGCCCAGGTGTACTCACCTTCACGCTGCGTCGGGACGCGCTCGTGGCGGAACCTGCTGGTTGCCTCCTCTGCCCCCGGATCAACCTCCTCGACTGGCGTGAACAGCTCCAGATAGACGTTCTCCGGCTCGATATCATCGTCGAGCAGCTCCGGTGTCCAGAAGCCAAACTCGGCGATATCTCCATCGAGATGTGCGCCGAGGCGTTCAACGATCGCTTTCGCGGCATCGAACGGGTCATCGGGTGCCGCCAGCTGCTCCGCGGTCCATTCACAGAGCCGTTTCGTCCGGGTGTCGTGTACCGTACAGGTAGTTGTGTTCTCGCTCATGATGTCCTCCGTCGGTGGGGCACAAGGGGCAATCGAATAGTCGCGGTCACAGATGAGTGCGCCTTATCCGACTCCAGCCCACCGACTGACTACTACTTACATATGTTGTAACAG harbors:
- a CDS encoding glycoside hydrolase family 13 protein, whose protein sequence is MTTADQPLDREWWKEAVVYQIYPRSFNDSDGDGIGDIPGIIEKVDYLDALGVDVVWLNPVYESPMADNGYDIADYQSIHPEFGTMDDWEILLEELNNRDIRLIMDLVVNHTSDEHEWFQRSRQGDPEYEDYYYWREGDPEEPPNNWESFFGGPAWSWDDEREAWYLHLFDEKQPDLNWRNPDVREEIHDMMNWWLDKGIDGFRMDVINLISKTEGLPDGEHGGGEHFIGGPQVLDYIGEMVDETVADRDVMTVGEMVGVDAERAREYVAEGGCGLSMLIHFEHMGVDTGHDKWDLQELDLLELKRIIGEWQNTLAEDGWNCIYLGNHDQPRGVSRFGDDGEYREESAKMLATFQFTLQGTPFVFQGEEIGMTNTTFEDPEKIRDVEAQNFAEMSLADWADDYVEDVQPILEDMSRDNARTLMQWDDTEHAGFTDGEPWIHVNENYPEINVKAARADEDSIWQYYRELMDLREEHDIFVYGDYEVIDYDHPEVYAYLRTLGDEELIVVCNFFENEPQIEMADLDADAELVVSNYDVGDIPEDRVLDLRPYEARVYQQ
- a CDS encoding glycoside hydrolase family 13 protein, which encodes MNSTSRSTDREWWKEAVVYQIYPQSFNDSNGDGVGDIPGIIEKVDYLDALGVDVVWLNPVYESPMADNGYDIADYRSIHPEYGTVNDWERLLEELHDRDIRLIMDLVVNHTSDEHEWFQRSRRGDPEYEDYYYWREGDPEEPPNNWESFFGGPAWSWDDEREAWYLHLFDEKQPDLNWRNPDVRDDIFDMMTWWLDKGIDGFRMDVINLISKTEGLPDGETGTPTIGTEHFADGPRLGEYLDEMNERVLSNYDVMTVGEMAGGMTAEDAEPYVGEDGPLSMIIHFEHVHADVGEGGKWDVVELDLDELRSSLHDWQTVMAEDGWNCLYLDNHDQPRAVSRFGDDGEYREESAKMLATFLFTLQGTPFVFQGQEIGMTNTTFEDPEKVRDVESKNFLNAARDRGESFEDVRPLLEARSRDNARTPMQWDDSEYAGFTDGEPWIHVNDNYTEINVEAARADGDSIWQYYRELIDLREEREVFVYGEYELLLPDHDDVYAYRRTLDEEALLVVCNFFEGEPTVELPVEDANLLLGNYPDLPDEQNDEIELRPYEARIYER
- a CDS encoding DUF7550 family protein translates to MSDADENSEEGELAVDKNPTKTDVPYGEASGDADFEEPEPTSGTAESNEGREVDAAVDERTTAPQSAYSNRQVLIGGLITAVGLVLVFGVPLLF
- the gghA gene encoding glucosylglycerol hydrolase codes for the protein MSENTTTCTVHDTRTKRLCEWTAEQLAAPDDPFDAAKAIVERLGAHLDGDIAEFGFWTPELLDDDIEPENVYLELFTPVEEVDPGAEEATSRFRHERVPTQREGEYTWAAVEGVQAGTRDSLGSLYRLTYETDGGWETIQDPLAYSVPFGAYAPAELYDIDALDTERADREYFESLGNEDEPIATSEHDGLPRVDPATNLLELHPGTASAKGSLAGLTRRYEEIARKQREGEELTPMEQNFAGYDGVQVMPIAPITEGEYQPDHFEIEGDLSDEVNEIEITTRSPNMVNWGYDIVISGFSAVNPGVLETGRPDELVDFIATLHGMPEPMRVVFDIALGHADDGAIPLLNDYFFEGPGMYGQELDYRHPTVRAILLELQRRKMNWGADGIRVDGAQDFTYWDPETEEEYHDDEYLAAMDEVTQVVAGTEYRPWMIYEDGRPWPEEDWELASTYRELIEEHPHSFQWGPVTFAHNTPAILTFWASKWWRVEELADMGDHWISGVANHDTMRRGAQVEVGEEWDATQENPYLSDTLRGTIERAYDNPASNMLMYCFLPGVPMDFTHANARAPWYFVRDTDDTWNVKVVANGAYFVDWYVTEEAFTDSEQFTRLKELGFETLDGLRDFGHTLAAMGEAVDYDLDELAPLLDATNPPLGDGPLGPGDLESYALAWMRDVAEFANLSHYEEDQDADRTAFDLRVREFRHERPWLRETLADGEVFDYRHPTDQSVVYYGCRSAPDGSEELLFVANMEGRPATVTPTELAEVSERGWEVALATPTVDVDDASEQLTLDDSEAVVFSRTI